In Fusarium oxysporum f. sp. lycopersici 4287 chromosome 6, whole genome shotgun sequence, a single window of DNA contains:
- a CDS encoding hypothetical protein (At least one base has a quality score < 10) — MNDFNHSIISWLEGVPTDFSCTGAHLTPKEHPNSKKRPYFDSDRPLSPPPSQDHTQDIFPGTDLALEMQPSTPSNKRRKLGGVPILAAHAVDVNNDDNNDDEANEETPRQDGPRSVNDSNNSSRQSSHASNHSSPSKIFSSLSLNPDGLEEKQLDLLDPRIPDTLALLSNEMDDIGTGDRVIPEYLESEISDLQKSTPAYGSFKPRVFDKPTGEGLPLKRYLPHLHHELRLAEVMQLVGDAKDCNDMEDDEAGWNNLVHTPLLKAAFYGKTPRGRQLDGFRPCTSAGILPAYRMKASQGKKVDYVFHLDPEKDDNQPQTMEAIKEIRGVLTDSSINHTSYAPLRPLPISVSIETKRGGASARKAQLQMGVWHAAQWRHLYKLAGDDLQKLPFIPGILVHGHEWIFVASTYHNGKTTLWTSGSFGSTLRLLSTFQVIAGIQRLRTWALEVFWPWYVTLMDAFASYASHSYH; from the exons ATGAACGACTTCAATCATAGCATTATTTCTTGGCTTGAAGGCGTACCTACTGACTTCTCATGTACTGGTGCGCACCTTACGCCTAAAGAGCATCCTAACAGTAAAAAGCGGCCTTATTTTGACTCAGATCGTCCTCTTTCGCCGCCACCCTCACAGGATCATACCCAAGACATCTTCCCCGGGACTGACTTGGCGCTGGAAATGCAGCCTTCTACGCCATCGAATAAGAGACGGAAGCTTGGGGGCGTTCCCATACTAGCTGCACATGCAGTTGACGTTAACAACGACGACAACAACGACGACGAGGCGAACGAGGAGACGCCAAGACAAGACGGTCCGCGATCTGTAAATGATTCCAACAATTCTTCGCGTCAAAGCAGTCATGCATCAAACCACTCGTCTCCTAGTAAAATATTCTCATCTCTTTCGCTCAATCCTGATGGACTCGAGGAGAAACAACTTGATTTATTGGATCCAAGGATCCCTGACACTTTGGCACTACTTTCTAATGAAATGGACGATATCGGAACTGGAGACCGTGTTATCCCCGAGTATCTTGAG TCCGAGATATCTGACCTCCAGAAGTCAACCCCAGCTTATGGTTCTTTTAAACCTAGAGTGTTTGATAAGCCTACGGGAGAAGGCTTGCCTCTGAAGAGGTACCTCCCACATTTGCATCATGAACTTAGACTTGCCGAGGTAATGCAGCTTGTGGGCGATGCCAAGGATTGCAATGATatggaagacgatgaagctGGTTGGAATAACCTCGTTCACACGCCCCTACTCAAAGCCGCCTTCTACGGAAAAACTCCTCGTGGCCGCCAACTCGATGGGTTTCGACCATG CACTAGCGCTGGCATACTCCCTGCCTATCGGATGAAAGCCTCACAAGGCAAAAAGGTCGATTATGTTTTCCATCTTGATCCGGAGAAAGATGACAATCAGCCTCAGACCATGGAAGCAATCAAAGAGATCCGGGGAGTTCTCACTGACTCCTCCATCAATCATACCAGTTATGCGCCCCTGCGGCCTCTTCCCATATCAGTTAGTATTGAAACCAAACGAGGCGGAGCGTCTGCGCGCAAGGCGCAGCTTCAAATGGGAGTATGGCATGCGGCCCAGTGGAGGCATCTATATAAACTCGCTGGCGACGACTTGCAAAAGTTACCCTTTATTCCTGGGATACTTGTCCACGGACACGAATGGATATTCGTTGCCTCGACCTATCACAATGGCAAGACG ACTCTATGGACCAGCGGCTCTTTTGGCTCCACGTTGAGATTGCTTTCAACGTTTCAGGTTATTGCTGGTATTCAACGATTGAGAACTTGGGCTCTTGAAGTCTTTTGGCCTTGGTACGTGAC ACTCATGGACGCTTTTGCGTCATACGCATCTCACTCTTATCActaa
- a CDS encoding hypothetical protein (At least one base has a quality score < 10) codes for METPELHMGSSPHSRAGVINPNETTPWLRHTRWPDLFRNRSLEVISTTAQQPDFVQGQDYLLGKWKESSVESSAEAEAQLRILLHGVDIMFNCVMATMARTSYTSRCWLNTYSRNDFWPHPFRAVLCLKRYISVWKRLICFVFRVLGFKERQRQQLYNFKLGLKEEKMMHYILFLASQLPSREQGHSRRQPVEDDVLSQASSDESDGETDFEEDASIGIDDSSQYQSEFLLPSRPWLELSEALFQLSMMFWTHQDPAGDMSSSVIIYYTAVMGIQRRSMSYYPAHNSTGGLAALMWVGRALFLEYALPLYSYTTLAYHWSSRDQYHSQPERLEAIRQRYLVRGCYTPFGELIELKAFAKSIVRLEGMPGNLSWAPDGRSFVVGNDKEVKLSDFCKTYHKAIALVEEQVEEMMLGLEPNFNVDVVRDDLNCRKAGWSFLQKPENKLSDAREMLINKLRTSQFRGKPFATASHWCPDTCLAYLNLGLDLNKSAFAALQISGGLPGRGSEVTSIRCVNTELTMRNVFFYGGRMIIVINYNKARASNNYSFYIVRYLPANLSLSLLKYLAMIRPTIDFLSTALKMPHYKCNEFLFQDPSGRQKHLSSAQASGILKYLTRDLVTPWTLFLYRQASLAISKRYISKLVEKRNYYYPTSADDPIRMFAAGAGHHPRMLLTAYAIDKALPSRLQPELLEMYYRLSTMWQDWNVQYYRDNCQAQDKEPCKSLNVTLHTWKRASSPESPERAPKRVKTALGGENTNDLSDGFLYNCQYQILICITCGSMVQPGTRPLYSHLNTIHQITGAACKTLIERFSQYELCRFSQLCIPNQKVAQIQGLPRCTWREPGNFNSNLSALTWTAQLILFDFVCFQKQDDEDGIPDLLDQMCKKYFQQMAETPFGHVLQWRLYLFAASRTSLTKHQARWSLDGETVDYMGTKLHMEQVTQLVESEFRQAHSLLYDELLFRMRDVAPIEAWRLHDDLNVDDYGASWLTDERNREILVGTHDALLRQIEERADLRQVFVRLDPNGGVRLCPKAIAIYEAHVQEFLTRILAPISVPSGPPLRSPELLSITYINTGARRRSVFLWEKMVMIYIQYSKSQEQTGEEKDNIRFLPPAVGNLLLTYLAFVLPLRQAFLRQSKPGALLSPYLWSKLGGEVWRDGMVSSCLRRACIRAEVPQFQVAWWRQVAASITKEKFSAREQANFDMGEIAASEEVEDEADLAYLTGMSNHSFRTFNYSYAGSTTLTPFISPDVREAEISLCTRQLGTASNVLRQMKGAATPFTRP; via the exons ATGGAAACGCCAGAATTACATATGGGGAGCAGTCCCCATAGCCGTGCCGGAGTTATCAACCCCAACGAGACGACACCATGGCTCCGACATACACGCTGGCCTGACCTATTCCGTAATCGATCACTCGAAGTTATCAGCACAACAGCACAACAGCCCGACTTCgtccaaggccaagattATCTACTTGGCAAATGGAAGGAAAGTTCGGTCGAAAGCTCTGCTGAGGCCGAAGCTCAGCTACGCATCTTACTACACGGTGTTGATATCATGTTCAATTGTGTGATGGCTACAATGGCCCGCACGTCATACACATCTCGCTGCTGGCTCAATACGTATTCGAGAAATGACTTTTGGCCACATCCATTCCGAGCTGTGTTGTGCttaaaaagatatatttcCGTCTGGAAGCGATTAATATGCTTCGTCTTTCGGGTTTTGGGATTCAAGGAACGACAGCGTCAACAGCTCTACAATTTCAAACTGGGactgaaagaagaaaagatgatGCATTACATCTTATTTCTTGCGAGTCAACTTCCGAGTCGTGAGCAAGGCCACTCCCGCAGGCAACCTGTTGAGGACGATGTATTAAGTCAAGCAAGCAGTGATGAGAGCGATGGGGAGACAGATTTTGAAGAAGACGCGAGCATTGGAATAGATGATAGCTCACAGTATCAGTCCGAATTCCTCTTACCATCCAGGCCTTGGCTGGAGTTATCAGAAGCTTTGTTCCAGCTCTCAATGATGTTCTGGACACATCAGGACCCCGCTGGAGACATGTCGTCTTCtgttattatatattatactgCTGTTATGGGGATTCAAAGACGGTCCATGTCTTATTACCCAGCTCACAACTCTACAGGCGGGCTAGCGGCACTTATGTGGGTTGGACGTGCACTCTTTTTGGAGTATGCTCTTCCTCTATATAGCTACACTACCCTTGCGTACCACTGGTCATCCCGAGATCAATACCACTCCCAACCAGAGCGGCTCGAAGCAATCCGTCAAAGATATCTTGTACGAGGCTGCTACACACCTTTCGGAGAACTCATTGAACTGAAGGCGTTTGCCAAGTCTATTGTGAGACTGGAGGGCATGCCCGGTAACCTCTCCTGGGCTCCTGATGGCCGGTCGTTTGTGGTGGGCAATGACAAAGAAGTAAAACTCTCCGACTTCTGCAAAACTTACCATAAGGCCATAGCACTGGTCGAGGAGCAGGTCGAAGAAATGATGCTGGGCTTAGAGCCGAATTTCAATGTTGATGTCGTCAGGGATGATCTGAATTGTCGAAAGGCCGGCTGGTCTTTCTTACAAAAGCCTGAGAACAAGCTATCAGATGCACGGGAGATGCTGATAAACAAGCTTCGCACGTCTCAATTCCGTGGCAAACCCTTTGCAACTGCATCTCATTGGTGTCCAGACACATGTCTAGCATACTTGAATCTTGGCCTCGATCTCAACAAATCGGCTTTCGCTGCGTTACAGATATCAGGCGGGTTGCCAGGCCGTGGCAGTGAAGTAACTAGCATTCGTTGCGTCAATACCGAGCTTACTATGCGCAATGTTTTTTTCTACGGGGGAAGGATGATAATCGTGATAAATTACAACAAGGCAAGAGCATCGAACAACTATTCTTTTTACATTGTTCGATATCTTCCGGCAAATCTCAGTCTAAGCTTATTGAAGTATCTTGCTATGATCCGGCCTACGATTGATTTCTTGTCAACGGCCTTGAAGATGCCTCATTACAAATGTAATGAGTTTCTCTTTCAAGATCCCTCCGGGAGGCAAAAGCATTTAAGCTCGGCTCAGGCTTCGGGCATTCTCAAATACTTGACTCGAGATCTCGTCACACCATGGACCCTCTTCTTATATAGGCAAGCATCCCTGGCAATTTCGAAGCGGTATATCAGCAAGCTCGTGGAAAAAAGAAACTATTACTACCCAACCAGCGCGGACGATCCGATACGGATGTTCGCGGCAGGAGCTGGCCATCACCCTCGAATGCTGTTAACAGCTTATGCTATCGATAAGGCTCTACCATCTCGGCTGCAACCGGAGCTTCTCGAAATGTACTATCGCCTTTCCACAATGTGGCAGGACTGGAATGTCCAATATTACCGTGATAATTGCCAAGCTCAGGATAAGGAACCCTGCAAGTCTCTCAATGTCACACTGCATACGTGGAAGAGAGCCTCAAGCCCTGAGAGTCCTGAAAGAGCTCCTAAGAGGGTCAAGACAGCTTTGGGTGGTGAAAATACAAACGATCTCTCCGATGGGTTTCTCTACAACTGCCAGTACCAGATTCTAATATGCATCACATGCGGTTCGATGGTTCAGCCAGGGACCAGGCCGTTATACAGCCACTTGAACACTATCCACCAGATCACAGGCGCAGCCTGCAAGACATTGATAGAAAGGTTCAGCCAGTATGAGCTTTGTCGCTTTTCTCAATTGTGCATACCGAACCAAAAGGTTGCCCAGATTCAAGGTTTACCA CGGTGCACATGGCGCGAACCAGGGAACTTCAACAGCAATCTATCGGCACTCACCTGGACCGCCCAGCTCATCCTGTTCGACTTCGTGTGCTTCCAGAAGcaggacgacgaagacgGAATCCCCGATCTGCTGGATCAAATGTGCAAGAAGTACTTTCAGCAGATGGCGGAGACACCTTTCGGACATGTACTGCAATGGAGGCTATATCTCTTTGCGGCCTCCCGCACCAGTCTTACCAAGCACCAAGCCCGCTGGTCCCTTGATGGGGAAACGGTCGACTATATGGGGACGAAACTACACATGGAACAAGTGACACAGCTGGTCGAGTCTGAGTTCCGCCAGGCGCACTCGCTTCTGTATGATGAGCTCTTGTTTAGAATGAGGGATGTTGCTCCGATCGAGGCATGGAGGCTGCACGACGATCTAAATGTAGACGACTACGGCGCTTCGTGGTTGACAGACGAGAGGAATCGCGAGATACTGGTGGGGACGCATGACGCCCTGCTCCGACAGATCGAAGAGAGGGCGGATCTACGGCAGGTATTCGTGCGGCTGGATCCAAACGGTGGGGTTCGCCTCTGCCCCAAGGCGATAGCTATCTATGAGGCGCATGTTCAGGAGTTCCTCACGAGGATACTGGCACCCATCTCGGTTCCCTCGGGCCCTCCATTACGCTCCCCAGAACTACTCTCCATCACGTACATCAACACGGGTGCCCGCCGCCGATCGGTATTTCTATGGGAGAAGATGGTCATGATATATATACAATACAGTAAAAGCCAGGAACAGACCggggaggagaaggataaCATCAGGTTCCTACCCCCGGCTGTTGGAAACCTCCTCTTGACATATCTCGCGTTCGTGCTGCCCTTGCGTCAGGCCTTTCTACGTCAGAGCAAGCCGGGGGCTCTACTTTCGCCATACCTATGGTCAAAGCTTGGTGGCGAGGTCTGGAGGGACGGTATGGTCTCATCCTGCCTCCGGAGGGCATGTATACGGGCAGAGGTGCCCCAGTTCCAGGTGGCATGGTGGCGCCAAGTTGCTGCTTCTATTACAAAGGAGAAGTTCAGCGCCAGGGAGCAGGCTAATTTCGACATGGGTGAGATCGCGGCAtctgaagaagttgaggatgaagcggATCTTGCGTACCTTACCGGGATGAGCAATCATAGTTTCCGGACATTTAACTATAGCTATGCCGGCAGCACGACCTTGACC CCGTTCATCAGTCCTGATGTCAGAGAAGCTGAGATCAGCTTGTGCACGCGGCAGCTCGGGACTGCCTCAAATGTTCTCCGCCAGATGAAGGGCGCAGCGACACCCTTCACCCGGCCATGA
- a CDS encoding hypothetical protein (At least one base has a quality score < 10), whose product MEVAGLALGTISLFPIVLELFRTVTSLSGFAETSVILFLQLDLEREVLSRWGREVGLCRENNGSGSNCLIPSDLLPVVHEIIAAIGYLLAEATSVDDRPPRTGGNASTLDEALRILRSKIEQQRTIGIPLRQAYRRLRWAIFKEAQLRELIDDIHKYNNGLHNLVPKPVQARLDGLLLQAILSNRDRAGLEEIREASRGLRGDLSAAADVILLRESPEIVPHPSTADLMLSRSGFPFINKDMSRCLTTYRRKIGREVKELHVMVEWRGYKCESNTERKQRFLATCLDLARLLHASQNLAAYRTMDCLGILDDVEFMPNHRIGLVYRAPVNMAATASRSPGSASVQVRTLQDLINDQETQYPDLGQRFELAQSLSVALHRILVSRWFHKNMNSRNVLFFKENGTISVVNPFLSGFDYARPNSPEQETIKPDQDEFSDRYRHPRYTDPATRQEIRYSQSFDIYSLGVLLVEIGYWETVESIQKRKLRHGKKHATTSPLRDLQRHLSTKCIDSLVFRMGKVYANATKFCLSRGDSSTECEEEHLLKLFNSDVVSELAKCNA is encoded by the coding sequence ATGGAAGTGGCCGGGCTCGCCCTTGGGACAATCTCGCTTTTCCCGATCGTTCTCGAGTTGTTCCGAACAGTCACATCTCTAAGTGGCTTCGCCGAAACGTCTGTCATTCTCTTCCTACAACTGGACCTAGAACGAGAAGTGCTTTCTAGATGGGGTAGAGAAGTCGGTCTCTGTAGAGAAAATAATGGCTCCGGTAGTAATTGCCTTATACCCAGCGATCTACTCCCTGTCGTGCACGAGATCATCGCAGCCATCGGCTATCTCCTCGCCGAAGCTACATCGGTGGACGACCGACCTCCCCGAACGGGCGGTAATGCATCGACCCTCGACGAAGCCTTGCGCATACTCAGATCCAAGATTGAACAACAACGCACTATAGGGATTCCCTTGAGACAAGCCTACCGGCGTCTACGGTGGGCTATTTTTAAAGAGGCACAGCTTAGGGAATTAATTGATGACATCCATAAATATAACAACGGCTTACATAACTTGGTTCCCAAGCCGGTGCAGGCTCGCTTGGATGGGTTACTCTTACAAGCGATTCTGTCCAATCGGGACCGGGCTGGACTTGAGGAGATTCGCGAGGCTTCCAGGGGCCTGAGGGGAGATCTCTCAGCCGCCGCGGATGTAATTTTACTCCGGGAAAGTCCGGAAATAGTTCCTCATCCATCAACAGCCGATCTAATGCTCTCGCGTTCGGGCTTCCccttcatcaacaaggaTATGTCGCGATGTTTGACGACTTACAGGCGCAAAATTGGTCGCGAGGTCAAGGAACTGCATGTCATGGTGGAGTGGAGGGGATACAAATGCGAATCGAACACCGAGAGAAAACAACGATTTCTTGCCACCTGTCTTGATTTAGCCAGGCTTCTCCATGCCAGTCAGAACCTAGCAGCATATCGAACGATGGACTGCTTGGGCATTCTTGATGACGTGGAATTCATGCCCAACCATCGGATAGGCCTAGTTTACCGTGCCCCAGTCAACATGGCGGCGACTGCCAGTCGTTCCCCAGGCTCGGCTTCTGTCCAAGTACGCACTCTTCAAGACCTCATCAATGACCAGGAGACCCAGTACCCGGACCTCGGTCAAAGATTCGAGCTTGCACAGTCCCTGTCTGTCGCACTACACCGTATCTTGGTATCACGGTGGTTTCACAAGAACATGAATTCTAGAAATGTTCTGTTCTTTAAGGAAAATGGGACGATATCTGTCGTCAATCCTTTCCTCTCGGGCTTCGACTATGCCCGACCTAATTCACCTGAGCAAGAGACAATCAAGCCCGACCAAGACGAATTCAGCGATCGGTATCGCCATCCGCGCTACACTGACCCGGCCACTAGACAGGAGATACGATACAGCCAGAGTTTCGACATATATAGCCTCGGAGTTCTGCTTGTCGAGATAGGATACTGGGAAACTGTGGAGAGTATTCAAAAACGTAAACTACGGCACGGGAAAAAACACGCAACAACTTCACCGCTGCGCGATCTTCAAAGACATCTCAGTACCAAATGCATCGACTCTCTTGTTTTCCGTATGGGGAAGGTTTATGCCAATGCCACGAAGTTCTGTCTTAGTAGAGGCGACTCCTCAACCGAATGTGAAGAGGAGCATCTACTGAAGTTATTCAATAGTGATGTGGTGTCGGAGTTGGCAAAATGCAATGCATAA